From Peromyscus maniculatus bairdii isolate BWxNUB_F1_BW_parent chromosome 8, HU_Pman_BW_mat_3.1, whole genome shotgun sequence, a single genomic window includes:
- the LOC102905849 gene encoding putative olfactory receptor 2W6 isoform X3, protein MGRNNESYHQAFILVGFSDRPRLEMILFAFILVFYVLTLVGNTAIIFLSVIDSRLHMPMYFFLGNLSFLDLCFTTSIVPQLLWNLWGPDKSITYHGCAAQLYIYMVLGSTECVLLAVMSYDRYVAVCRPLHYTVVMHPRLCLQLVSVAWCCGFLNSFVMCPQTMQLSRCGHQRVDHFLCEMPALIAMSCEDTMLVEACAFVLGVVLLLVPLSLILLSYGMIAAAVLRIKSTAGRWKAFNTCSSHLIVVSLFYGTIIYMYLQPANSYSQDQGKFLTLFYTIVTPSVNPLIYTLRNKDVKGAVRKIIL, encoded by the exons ATGGGAAGGAACAATGAGAGCTACCATCAGGCCTTCATCCTGGTGGGCTTTTCTGACCGGCCTAGACTGGAGATGATTCTCTTTGCTTTTATCTTAGTGTTTTATGTCCTAACTCTGGTGGGCAACACTGCCATCATCTTCTTGTCAGTCATAGACTCCAGGCTCCACAtgcccatgtacttcttccttgggaacctgtctttcctggatctttgCTTTACTACAAGCATTGTTCCCCAGCTGCTGTGGAACCTCTGGGGACCAGACAAGAGCATCACCTACCATGGCTGTGCAGCTCAGCTCTACATCTATATGGTGCTGGGCTCCACTGAATGTGTTCTCTTGGCTGTCAtgtcctatgaccgctatgtggctgTCTGCCGGCCCCTGCACTACACAGTGGTCATGCACCCACGTCTCTGCCTACAGCTGGTGAGTGTGGCCTGGTGCTGTGGCTTCCTAAACTCATTTGTCATGTGTCCTCAGACGATGCAGCTCTCCCGCTGTGGACATCAAAGGGTGGACCACTTTCTCTGTGAGATGCCTGCCCTTATTGCCATGTCCTGTGAAGACACTATGCTTGTGGAAGCTTGTGCTTTTGTCCTGGGGGTGGTCCTTCTCCTGGTGCCCCTCTCTCTCATCCTTCTCTCTTATGGTATGATTGCTGCCGCGGTGCTGAGGATTAAGTCAACGGCAGGGCGCTGGAAGGCCTTCAACACCTGCTCATCCCACCTGATTGTGGTCTCTCTCTTCTATGGGACCATCATCTACATGTACTTGCAGCCGGCCAACAGCTACTCCCAAGATCAAGGCAAATTTCTCACTCTCTTCTACACCATCGTCACACCCAGTGTCAACCCACTGATCTATACTCTGAGGAACAAGGATGTGAAGGGGGCAGTGAGGAA gataatcttataa
- the LOC102905849 gene encoding putative olfactory receptor 2W6 isoform X1, with amino-acid sequence MGRNNESYHQAFILVGFSDRPRLEMILFAFILVFYVLTLVGNTAIIFLSVIDSRLHMPMYFFLGNLSFLDLCFTTSIVPQLLWNLWGPDKSITYHGCAAQLYIYMVLGSTECVLLAVMSYDRYVAVCRPLHYTVVMHPRLCLQLVSVAWCCGFLNSFVMCPQTMQLSRCGHQRVDHFLCEMPALIAMSCEDTMLVEACAFVLGVVLLLVPLSLILLSYGMIAAAVLRIKSTAGRWKAFNTCSSHLIVVSLFYGTIIYMYLQPANSYSQDQGKFLTLFYTIVTPSVNPLIYTLRNKDVKGAVRKFLGREKGAGDS; translated from the coding sequence ATGGGAAGGAACAATGAGAGCTACCATCAGGCCTTCATCCTGGTGGGCTTTTCTGACCGGCCTAGACTGGAGATGATTCTCTTTGCTTTTATCTTAGTGTTTTATGTCCTAACTCTGGTGGGCAACACTGCCATCATCTTCTTGTCAGTCATAGACTCCAGGCTCCACAtgcccatgtacttcttccttgggaacctgtctttcctggatctttgCTTTACTACAAGCATTGTTCCCCAGCTGCTGTGGAACCTCTGGGGACCAGACAAGAGCATCACCTACCATGGCTGTGCAGCTCAGCTCTACATCTATATGGTGCTGGGCTCCACTGAATGTGTTCTCTTGGCTGTCAtgtcctatgaccgctatgtggctgTCTGCCGGCCCCTGCACTACACAGTGGTCATGCACCCACGTCTCTGCCTACAGCTGGTGAGTGTGGCCTGGTGCTGTGGCTTCCTAAACTCATTTGTCATGTGTCCTCAGACGATGCAGCTCTCCCGCTGTGGACATCAAAGGGTGGACCACTTTCTCTGTGAGATGCCTGCCCTTATTGCCATGTCCTGTGAAGACACTATGCTTGTGGAAGCTTGTGCTTTTGTCCTGGGGGTGGTCCTTCTCCTGGTGCCCCTCTCTCTCATCCTTCTCTCTTATGGTATGATTGCTGCCGCGGTGCTGAGGATTAAGTCAACGGCAGGGCGCTGGAAGGCCTTCAACACCTGCTCATCCCACCTGATTGTGGTCTCTCTCTTCTATGGGACCATCATCTACATGTACTTGCAGCCGGCCAACAGCTACTCCCAAGATCAAGGCAAATTTCTCACTCTCTTCTACACCATCGTCACACCCAGTGTCAACCCACTGATCTATACTCTGAGGAACAAGGATGTGAAGGGGGCAGTGAGGAAGTTCCTGGGACgggagaaaggggctggagactCTTAA
- the LOC102905849 gene encoding putative olfactory receptor 2W6 isoform X2, with protein sequence MGRNNESYHQAFILVGFSDRPRLEMILFAFILVFYVLTLVGNTAIIFLSVIDSRLHMPMYFFLGNLSFLDLCFTTSIVPQLLWNLWGPDKSITYHGCAAQLYIYMVLGSTECVLLAVMSYDRYVAVCRPLHYTVVMHPRLCLQLVSVAWCCGFLNSFVMCPQTMQLSRCGHQRVDHFLCEMPALIAMSCEDTMLVEACAFVLGVVLLLVPLSLILLSYGMIAAAVLRIKSTAGRWKAFNTCSSHLIVVSLFYGTIIYMYLQPANSYSQDQGKFLTLFYTIVTPSVNPLIYTLRNKDVKGAVRKVLKR encoded by the exons ATGGGAAGGAACAATGAGAGCTACCATCAGGCCTTCATCCTGGTGGGCTTTTCTGACCGGCCTAGACTGGAGATGATTCTCTTTGCTTTTATCTTAGTGTTTTATGTCCTAACTCTGGTGGGCAACACTGCCATCATCTTCTTGTCAGTCATAGACTCCAGGCTCCACAtgcccatgtacttcttccttgggaacctgtctttcctggatctttgCTTTACTACAAGCATTGTTCCCCAGCTGCTGTGGAACCTCTGGGGACCAGACAAGAGCATCACCTACCATGGCTGTGCAGCTCAGCTCTACATCTATATGGTGCTGGGCTCCACTGAATGTGTTCTCTTGGCTGTCAtgtcctatgaccgctatgtggctgTCTGCCGGCCCCTGCACTACACAGTGGTCATGCACCCACGTCTCTGCCTACAGCTGGTGAGTGTGGCCTGGTGCTGTGGCTTCCTAAACTCATTTGTCATGTGTCCTCAGACGATGCAGCTCTCCCGCTGTGGACATCAAAGGGTGGACCACTTTCTCTGTGAGATGCCTGCCCTTATTGCCATGTCCTGTGAAGACACTATGCTTGTGGAAGCTTGTGCTTTTGTCCTGGGGGTGGTCCTTCTCCTGGTGCCCCTCTCTCTCATCCTTCTCTCTTATGGTATGATTGCTGCCGCGGTGCTGAGGATTAAGTCAACGGCAGGGCGCTGGAAGGCCTTCAACACCTGCTCATCCCACCTGATTGTGGTCTCTCTCTTCTATGGGACCATCATCTACATGTACTTGCAGCCGGCCAACAGCTACTCCCAAGATCAAGGCAAATTTCTCACTCTCTTCTACACCATCGTCACACCCAGTGTCAACCCACTGATCTATACTCTGAGGAACAAGGATGTGAAGGGGGCAGTGAGGAA ggttctcaaaagatga